A region of the Sminthopsis crassicaudata isolate SCR6 chromosome 6, ASM4859323v1, whole genome shotgun sequence genome:
agccagggtcagcattgaatagaattcaatgggtttaaactgtggggattgggaaaacccaagttagctcagatctggtgggggatggggaaagcccaATGACCAGGATTtttaaatcaaaggtcagccatgggggggtttcttaaagggacctcaacccccatcagtacCTGTGGAGGCCCCCTTACCATTGTATTGCTTTATATTATAACACACTGTATCATATCATATAAAAACAAGTATCATTTTCCAGGGAGACTAAATGTATGATTAAGGCCTTCTTTGTAAGAATGAGTAAATTATAGGCTGGAGAAACAATGCTCTTGAGATCACTTGcctaaaaataaagacaattcttTCTAGAATAGTTTAATGTCAGGAGTGGAATTAACCAAGAAAAAAGTAGATGATCAGAAACCACATTATTAAAGCATCTAGGTTTGTGATACTTATAAGCATATCTGagggaaatatttattattatttatcatatctctaatccaaattctctctttcctgaaATATGGATCtccaaatgagttttttttttaaatgacgaaccattaagaaaataaagaagtatCTTCAGTGTCCCAAAGTAGCTTCTGAAAGGCACAATGAGGCAAAGATGGGAAGTGTCCTCAGAAGGCCAATCATAAAACTTTTATGGAATACTTCCTTTGTGTAGGGCTGATGGAGCAATGTAGGAATCTGGACATGTTTGATATTGACTGATGAAGAGATCTCCAGGCATTATAGACTTGACTAAGTTGATTTCAAAGATCAGATTTTTTCTAGGTGAGGAACTTAGAGAAGGAGTAATTTTACAAACATACAAATGTTTTCAGAGCAAATACTGAGTGTAGAAGATTTTGGGGCTTCCAAGGTGCTGTGATCTCCCTATTCTTGAACTATGACTCAGAAGTGGTTATATGCAATAAAGTTGCCAAAAAAGTGTTTTGTCCTGCATGGAGAGCTAGCACAGAAGTCCCCTGTAGTCTCTTTCACTGTCAGATCCCCTTACCATCTCTGTTCTGGTAGTTCCCAATTTTAGTTCCCACCATCAAGTCCGactactagtattttatttatgtgatcTCTGGGTCAGCCTTCACCCCAATATCACAGGTGTCTTTTTCCAATCTCCAAAGTTGTTTTATCCTGGAAGACTGTCTCACTCTGACCTGTTGCTGACTCTGCCACTCTACAGTTTGATTAAaggcattatttttaaattgtttgttgGGAAATGTTGGGAGGGCTCAATTGAATGCTTTTACTAtcccactatcttggctctgcccttgtAAGTATCTGGGATTCCTTTTAAGGAGTAAAAATCTCCTTCAAATTGTTTTGTTCACGAGATTGATTTGACTTAATTCATAGGGAGAAGTGGTAAAAGACAACAAGTTGTAAAAGGATTGACCCTACTTCATTAATTTGTTATCTCCTTTGtatttattgtgtatattatgtatttgcatatgtataaaaatgtataaagaactcTGTAAACACATAATATATTTATTGTGTATAGATAAAATATGTGGATTTTTGGGAGGTAAATAATTAATATCATTTAATTCATATCtgtatgtgtggatatatatttgtatgtataaatgtccatacacacaaacatataaacaaatgatAGTACGTAGGATTTTGGTTCAAAGTATATGTGTAGgcacagctaggtggtacagtggagagagcaccagccccgaaatCAGgtcgacctgagttcaaatctagcctctgagacgtaacacttcctagttgtgtctctgggcaagtcatttagtcccaattgcctcagcaaaaaaataaaaagcaaaaaatcaaacaaagtgtgtgtgtgtatacaaatactTGCAAATACTAGCAGAATGAAATTAGGAATTTGGGAACAGGGAAGGGCAACAACCATATATTTTTTTGGCCATATGAAAGGGATCCTTTTGTCAAGCTTATTAAATAGGGAACAACATAGTcatatctgtgctttaggaagaccAATATCATAGTTGAGTGAAGGATAGACTGGAAAAGGTAGGAACAAGGAAGGGATAAGAACTGGAAGTTTATTTCAATAGGATCCTTTAAATTGGAAACATAATTGCTCGAATGTAGCACACATTCTATtaaattttagaaggaaaataaagaagcaCATTTAAAGTATATACATGCAATGCATAcgcttatatatgtgtgtgtatatgtaaatatagacacatatatactatatatattttacatatatctatacatacaggTGTCTATATAGCcgtataaatgcatacatatagatTATACGTAGAAATATAGATTTGACTATCTTGATATActcaatatttttccaatgaaaatcAATTTCCTTTGAAGTACacttaaaaagaaatcaacttaAATAGACTTCTATCTTGGACAAGATTTAATGGAAGATCTTCATGGACTAGAATAATTCTAATGGATCATATAAGATTAAAGGGTGAACTTCTTTCTCCATATTATTACTAAAAGGACTTCTACCTTAACTAATTATACTCAAGGGAAAGACCAGAGAATCTGTGGTTACTAAGGATGAAAGTATAACTTTGGCTCCACTGGGGACTTCAGAAAATATTTCTCTAAAGGATATTGGACAATATGTTTTTGTTCATATaaggtttatcaaatatttcagCAAATCTGGTACAGCCTGTCATAGTACAGTTTTAGCTTCTTTTGCTCTCTGAAGCCCCAAATGGGAACAGAACCAAGACAGTGAGGATAGAAGTAATCTTTATACGTGTGATGTGGTAAAGAAAAGCAATCAGTACAGAGTTTGGAAAGGAGAAATGCTACAACTCATCACTcaggtataattttatttgagATTAAATTTCTGAATGACCAATTTGTTTAGTTAATGGGTGTAAGAAGTATAGATCGATCTCCAGTCATTATGGTACAGTAGACTTGAATTTAGGAAAACTGCAGCTTAAATCATTCCTCTAAAACATAGAAACTATGTAACTGATGACAAggcatttaatctttctgagcttcaatttctcaTCCATAATATAGGTATAATACGTGCAACATTTCAGAAAGTTTGTTTGAGATGTCAATATGatctttgcaaaatattttgcaatataGTGTCaggtaaatattagctattattagttaCTATTGTACATTGAATGGAAGATGCTTAGACTACAGAAGTCCCAATGGACCATATAACATTAAAGGAAGAGCTCCTTTCTCCATGTTATTAATAAAAGCATCTCTACTTCAATTAATTATACTTAAGTGAAAGGTGAGAGAATCTGTGTCTACTAAGGATAAGATTATAACCCCTCTAAGGGTTTATAACCTCTGCTAGGAAGCATTTCTCCTAAGGACATGGGGCAGTATTATTTTCACTCATATTATGTTAATCAAATATTTCAGTAAATCTTACATAGAACAGTTTCAGATCCCTTTGTCTTCTGAAGTTCCAAATGGGAACAAAACCAATTCAGTGACTATGGAGTTAACTTTTGGATACTGCAGAGTACCTGTCATTTGATAAAGAAAAGCAATCAATATGAACTTTGGCAAAGAGAAATGCCACAACTCTTCACTCAGGTATTGTTCTGCTTGATATTTCATTTCTGAAAGGTCaatttgtttaattaattaagTGGGTCTTAGAAGTCTTGGACTTGGACTATGCCTATGGAATTACCCATTAGAGAGTCAGTATGCTATGACAAGCAACTTAAAAAAACATGCAACTTAAACCCTTCTCTagcagttctcaaagtgtggCCCAAAGAATCCTAGGATAATTGAAagcctttcatttttatttttaatatattaaatatccaTAAACATAACTGACATAAACAAAAGTGTTTGGACAAttatcaattaattttaaaagtataaagtgATATTGAGAACAATTGCATAGTAACTGTGTAACTGAGGATATCAATTTAACTGCTCTGCACTTTAATTTCTCATCCATAACATGAGTATAATACTTGCAGGATCTCGCAAGTTTGAGTTGAGAATATGCTCTTAGAAATCTTTTGCAAAAGAATACTAGTTAATTATTAGTTCTTATTTATTATGtcatatattccatatataatataaaatatattatttattatctatccCACATAAACAGACACTGCCTATAATGCAGGTTAGGATAAACTGCACAAATTTTTATTCAAGTGGGATAAGATAAGTATCCAATGAATGAGTTCCTTTGgataaagtgttttgaaaaatctaactttttatgaatatattttgtgaAAATACACTCTATTATCATCATAATTAATATTATCAGTATCATTGATATTTAATAGGAGGTATGAAATTAGCTAGAGAAATAACTCTGCTGGAAAGagttggattcaaattcagactgaaaaaaactattttttgtgCATCTCTCCAAATCCCTTTACTTTTCAAAACTTGAGGCAATTAAAACTATTATATGTTGATATCACTGAAGTTGTAGGAGAGATTTTCTTTTGTGGTATAACTACCTActttgataaaatcaaagatatcattaaatattattattagagaaTCCATATTACATATCAAGTATGTATCCATCCgtctacctatctacctacctacctatctatctaaagaacaagataatgatttcaaatataagaaaaacagataatCAAATACTCTCTTTTTTAATACCTTGGACTTTTGAATCTTTGATTCAAACTGTTACCAAAAATCACATGCTccaaaataggggaaaataaataaaataatccaagTTGTTAAAGTAAGATAGGAAAAAGTGTATTCTAGCAGTGATGTGGTTATTAGTGTTACTTAGAAGAATTAATACACTAAAattgattatttaaattaataaagtCAGGGTGATGAATATAGATTTCAGATAGCAATACAGTAAATCTTCACAGCAAACAAAAATCTTCACAGCAAATCTTTAAAGATTATTAGTGGGGcaaaggggaaaatggaatatactttcaaaaccatttttaatcagtgatgattttttttactaCAATAACAAATAACTACAAGAATACACGAGAATATAGTTCCTTAATGTTAAGAaagatttttgtttgcttttcctggAGACATTGTTCCCTACCCTAATTATTCTcaagacaaaaattaaaggaCTTAAAACAACTAATGAGGGCTAAACCTTTGAGTagtcaaaaagaaagaatgttaCATTTCCTTTCTGAAGATCTGAGATTACAAATTGGCTTTGCAACACATTATCTGTACCAACCCAAAATAGTTCTGTATCTTTCTATGCTGCCATTTAATTAAGGGAGTTGGGCCCAAGATTTCTAAAATCCCATGCAACTGAGTCTATAACCCTGTGATTCACTTTAAAAGTTCTCTCCAAATGACTTCCTTGAGGATTTCAGCAATTCTTCAGTTATATCTTAAGGAGCTTCTGCCCATTCAGTAGATATTTTAGGTAGGTTCCTCCTTCCTAAGAGGCTGAAACAGACACTAGAGCTCTGATACCCTAGAGAATtgacatgcatatgtatatgccaTAGAGTCAAGGTACCTGAAATCTCACTGAAAACTTAAGTTTTAGTCAGGACAATGTTTCTGGCAATATAAAGTAATTGATAAattgtctatcatctatctatctatctaatcatcTATGAtctctgtatctatatatacagatatattttgTATCAGGTTATACTAGTAtcttacaaaaaagaatcaatctCAGAATTAAAGTgcagagaatgtgtgtgtgtgtgagtgtgtgtgcatgcgcgtgtgtgtgtatctttgtgAATGCAAGCACACATAGTATGGGTCAGGAGTAAAGGTCCTATTGAGTAAATCAATTGATGAAGGTCCATTCTGCACAATGATGCATGTATTTTAGTTGATGGATTGAATATGAATGCAGCAGGATGGTCGTATTACCAGCTGATTAAAATGTTCTGAATGGTTTTCTAAGATGGTGAGTAAGAATAAATTGAAGTTCATGACTTTTCTGggtaataaagtatttttattctctccttctAGAATTTGATATCCCTTATTCATGTTGTCACAAGATGAATTTCAGGACTCCAGAAGACATGAGCAATAGTACCATCATCATGGAATTCTTCCTTATGGAGTTTTCCAGCATCCGAGAGCTGCAGGTGTTGCACGCCATTCTTTTCTTGTTGATATACATTGCAACCCTGATGGGGAATCTCCTCACTGTCACTGCCATTGTCACTGACCCACAACTTCACTCtccaatgtatttttttctgagcAATCTTTCCCTGTTGGATCTTGGCTGCATCTCAGTCACTCTTCCCAAATTCATTGTGAATTCTCTGACGGGCAATCAATCCATTTCTCTCCTGGGCTGCTGTGCTCaagtttttttctctatcttctttggGGCAACAGAAATTGCTTTGCTTGTGGTGATGTCCTATGACCGCTTTGTGGCCATTTGCCACCCCTTGCATTATGGGGTCATCATGACACCATACCGTTGTCTTTGGGCAGCAATTGGTTCATGGGTCAGTGGGTTCATCTATTCATCTGCACACACAGGGAACATGTTCCA
Encoded here:
- the LOC141547575 gene encoding olfactory receptor 14I1-like; translation: MSNSTIIMEFFLMEFSSIRELQVLHAILFLLIYIATLMGNLLTVTAIVTDPQLHSPMYFFLSNLSLLDLGCISVTLPKFIVNSLTGNQSISLLGCCAQVFFSIFFGATEIALLVVMSYDRFVAICHPLHYGVIMTPYRCLWAAIGSWVSGFIYSSAHTGNMFHLPFSGSNMIHQFFCDIPHVLKVSSSEVRNTEYVLLVTSFTLILFCFGFLVVSYTYIFSTVFKMPSEEGRYKALSTCSPQLIIFLLFLLSGMVTVFSPLSDTSPVQNLLIAMTYTILPPFMNPIIYSLRNMKIKNALARIIKMTFSPKNMPISKTIKK